The following coding sequences are from one Streptococcus mitis window:
- a CDS encoding TatD family hydrolase, giving the protein MIFDTHTHLNVEEFAGREAEEITLAAEMGVTQMNIVGFDKPTIERALELVDEYDQLYATIGWHPTEAGTYTEEIEAYLLDKLKHPKVVALGEIGLDYHWMTAPKEVQEQVFRRQIQLSKDLDLPFVVHTRDALEDTYEIIKSEGVGPRGGIMHSFSGTLEWAEKFVQLGMTISFSGVVTFKKATDIQEAARELPLDKILVETDAPYLAPVPKRGRENKTAYTRYVVDFIADLRGMTTEELSAAMTANAERIFGLDSK; this is encoded by the coding sequence ATGATTTTTGATACACATACACACTTGAATGTAGAAGAATTTGCAGGTCGTGAGGCAGAAGAAATTACCTTGGCTGCTGAGATGGGTGTGACACAGATGAATATTGTTGGTTTTGATAAACCGACGATTGAGCGTGCTTTGGAGTTGGTGGATGAGTACGACCAACTCTACGCGACTATTGGTTGGCATCCTACAGAAGCGGGGACTTACACGGAGGAGATTGAAGCCTACTTGCTTGATAAGCTCAAGCATCCAAAGGTAGTTGCCTTGGGTGAGATTGGTTTGGATTACCATTGGATGACAGCGCCAAAAGAGGTGCAGGAGCAGGTTTTTCGGCGTCAGATTCAGCTATCTAAGGACTTGGATTTGCCTTTTGTTGTCCATACCCGTGATGCGCTGGAAGACACCTATGAGATTATCAAGAGCGAGGGAGTTGGCCCTCGAGGTGGTATCATGCATTCTTTTTCGGGAACTCTTGAATGGGCAGAGAAGTTTGTCCAGCTTGGCATGACCATTTCCTTCTCAGGAGTGGTGACTTTTAAGAAAGCAACTGACATCCAAGAAGCAGCTAGAGAACTTCCTTTGGACAAGATTTTGGTGGAGACAGATGCGCCTTACTTGGCTCCTGTTCCTAAACGGGGTCGCGAAAACAAAACAGCCTATACTCGCTATGTAGTAGATTTTATCGCGGATTTGCGTGGCATGACGACCGAGGAGTTATCGGCAGCAATGACTGCAAATGCAGAACGAATTTTTGGATTGGACAGCAAGTAA
- a CDS encoding bacteriocin-associated integral membrane family protein — protein sequence MKRLFILISMVLVSLYMVITSVDHREEILFGNYPSVDVTGMVINQPVASREEVTEALSHLAVEHNSLIARRIVEPNEAGETRFIYATYGEGELPEGLTISSKESSETSDLLGSYLIVSGSLDGVSLQTTLKELGYQGFVSNGEDPFSIVLLLAATPMGLLSLAIFLLTFMSLTLIYRIKSLRQAGIRLIAGESLFGVALRPVLEDVRQLICSVLVSSLLGLGILWYQGALFMATVQLVIIGLLLYGLALVGISTLLSIVYLLGLQENSLVDLLKGKLPLKRMMTLMMVGQLLAVLVVGSSATALLPHYREMQEMERASDKWSQSSDRYRLSFGWSSAFADEEGMRKDNREWQTFTEERLANTDSFYIMSNVDNFSDGAEVDLDGNRLNDYTPSGNVIYVSPRYLIEEKITVSSEFMDKMQNLSEGEFGLILPESLREQSAYYQGLFTDYLQNFSSESVEVTSQKHYLPQVTLAFTETGQERFLYNDGYKTTRQYLKDPIIVVLTPQATGTRPVAGMLWGTTANSALKLDQYQDSITALKEQGLYHKVSYLVKSQLFFAKVLNDKRMEFYSLLIGTILTLSTAILLFDSMNLLYFEQFRREIMIKRLSGMTIYELHGKYLLAQGGVLLLGLILSSVLTGDSLISALVVALFTLNALLILVRQDKKEEAGSMAVLKGK from the coding sequence ATGAAACGTTTATTTATTTTGATTTCAATGGTATTGGTATCGCTTTATATGGTGATAACTTCCGTTGACCATCGAGAAGAGATTTTATTTGGTAACTATCCTTCTGTTGATGTGACAGGAATGGTGATAAATCAACCAGTAGCTAGTCGCGAAGAGGTGACAGAGGCTTTGAGTCACTTGGCGGTAGAGCATAATAGTCTCATCGCCCGTCGGATTGTTGAGCCAAATGAAGCTGGAGAAACACGCTTTATCTATGCCACTTATGGTGAGGGAGAGCTTCCAGAAGGTCTGACCATTTCCTCCAAGGAGAGTTCAGAAACGAGTGATTTATTAGGGTCTTACTTGATTGTGTCAGGAAGTTTGGATGGAGTGAGTTTACAGACCACCTTGAAAGAACTTGGTTATCAAGGCTTTGTTTCGAATGGAGAAGATCCATTTTCGATAGTCTTATTATTGGCGGCCACCCCTATGGGGCTACTGAGTCTAGCTATTTTTCTGCTGACCTTTATGAGTCTGACCCTGATTTATCGGATCAAGTCCCTTCGTCAAGCAGGGATTCGCTTAATAGCTGGTGAGAGCTTGTTTGGGGTGGCTCTCAGACCAGTGTTAGAAGATGTGAGACAGCTTATCTGCTCAGTGCTGGTATCCAGTCTTTTGGGATTGGGGATTCTCTGGTATCAAGGTGCCTTGTTTATGGCAACGGTACAACTGGTCATCATTGGTCTTTTGCTTTATGGATTGGCCTTGGTAGGGATTTCTACCTTATTAAGTATCGTGTATCTACTTGGTTTACAAGAAAATAGTCTGGTGGATCTATTGAAAGGGAAACTCCCTCTCAAACGTATGATGACATTGATGATGGTGGGGCAACTCTTGGCCGTGCTGGTGGTCGGCTCGAGTGCGACTGCTCTCCTACCCCACTACCGTGAAATGCAGGAAATGGAGAGAGCTAGCGATAAATGGAGCCAGTCCTCAGACCGTTACCGTCTATCCTTTGGTTGGTCTAGTGCATTTGCCGATGAAGAAGGAATGCGTAAGGATAATCGTGAGTGGCAGACATTTACTGAAGAACGGTTAGCCAATACAGACTCTTTTTATATTATGAGCAATGTTGACAATTTCTCAGATGGAGCAGAAGTGGACCTAGATGGCAATCGTCTCAATGACTACACACCGTCAGGGAATGTCATCTATGTCTCACCGCGCTATCTGATAGAAGAAAAGATTACCGTTTCTTCAGAGTTTATGGATAAGATGCAAAACTTGTCTGAGGGAGAGTTTGGGCTGATCTTGCCTGAGAGCTTGCGAGAGCAGTCTGCCTACTATCAAGGATTATTTACAGATTACCTGCAAAACTTTTCATCTGAAAGTGTAGAAGTGACGAGTCAGAAACACTACCTCCCACAGGTAACGCTAGCTTTTACAGAAACAGGACAGGAACGCTTCCTCTATAACGATGGGTACAAGACGACACGCCAGTACCTAAAAGATCCGATTATTGTAGTTTTAACGCCGCAAGCGACTGGAACAAGACCTGTTGCAGGGATGTTATGGGGAACTACGGCTAATAGTGCCTTGAAATTAGATCAATATCAAGACAGCATCACAGCTCTAAAAGAGCAAGGTCTGTATCACAAGGTCTCTTATTTGGTAAAAAGCCAGCTATTTTTTGCCAAGGTACTAAATGACAAACGGATGGAGTTCTACTCTCTCCTTATTGGGACTATTTTGACTCTATCTACGGCTATCTTGTTATTTGATTCCATGAATCTTCTCTATTTTGAGCAGTTTAGACGGGAGATCATGATTAAACGTCTTTCTGGTATGACAATCTATGAGCTTCATGGCAAGTACTTACTGGCGCAAGGAGGAGTTCTCTTACTTGGGCTAATCCTATCTAGTGTTTTGACAGGAGATAGCTTGATTAGCGCTCTAGTTGTAGCTTTGTTTACGCTTAACGCTCTGTTGATTTTAGTTAGACAGGATAAAAAAGAAGAAGCTGGTAGCATGGCAGTATTGAAAGGAAAATAA
- a CDS encoding thiamine diphosphokinase encodes MSEYKLSENNWTRVGVFAGGDRGHYRTDFDCFVGVDRGSLWVLEEDLPLALAVGDFDSVTAEERQVIQKRAQYFVQARPEKDDTDLELALLTIFEKNPQAQVTIFGALGGRIDHMLANVFLPSNPKLAPYMRQIAIEDGQNLIAYCPEGTSQLQPRSDYDYLAFMPVRDSQLTILGAKYELTEENFFFKKVYASNEYIDREVSVTCPDGYVVVLHSKDRR; translated from the coding sequence ATGAGCGAGTACAAACTCTCAGAAAATAACTGGACTAGGGTTGGCGTTTTTGCTGGCGGAGACCGTGGTCACTACCGGACAGACTTTGATTGCTTTGTTGGTGTGGATCGAGGCTCGCTCTGGGTCTTGGAAGAAGATTTGCCTCTTGCTCTAGCAGTCGGAGATTTTGATTCTGTCACTGCAGAAGAGCGACAGGTGATTCAAAAACGTGCCCAGTATTTTGTCCAAGCCCGACCAGAAAAAGATGATACAGATTTGGAATTGGCTCTCTTGACTATTTTTGAGAAAAATCCTCAGGCTCAGGTCACTATTTTCGGTGCTTTGGGTGGCCGTATTGATCACATGCTGGCCAACGTCTTTCTACCTAGCAATCCTAAGTTGGCCCCCTATATGCGCCAGATAGCGATTGAAGACGGGCAAAATTTGATTGCCTATTGTCCAGAAGGGACCAGTCAGCTACAGCCTCGTTCAGACTACGATTATTTAGCCTTTATGCCAGTTCGGGATAGCCAGCTGACCATTCTTGGAGCCAAGTATGAGTTGACAGAGGAAAATTTTTTCTTTAAAAAAGTGTACGCTTCTAACGAATATATAGATAGGGAAGTTTCGGTGACTTGCCCAGATGGCTATGTGGTCGTGCTGCATAGCAAGGACAGGAGGTAG
- the rpe gene encoding ribulose-phosphate 3-epimerase, which translates to MSQYKIAPSILAADYANFEREIKRLEATGAEYAHIDIMDGHFVPQISFGAGVVEALRPHSKMVFDCHLMVANPEHHLEDFARAGADIISIHVEATPHIHGALQKIRSLGVKPSVVINPGTPVEAIKHVLHLVDQVLVMTVNPGFGGQAFLPETMDKVRELVALRDEKGLNFEIEVDGGIDDQTIALAKEAGATVFVAGSYVFKGDVNERVQTLRK; encoded by the coding sequence ATGTCTCAATACAAGATTGCTCCGTCAATTCTGGCAGCAGATTATGCCAACTTTGAACGTGAAATCAAACGCCTAGAAGCAACTGGGGCAGAATATGCCCATATCGATATCATGGATGGGCACTTTGTGCCACAAATCAGTTTTGGTGCAGGTGTGGTCGAAGCTCTTCGCCCTCATAGCAAGATGGTCTTTGACTGCCACTTGATGGTAGCTAATCCTGAGCATCATTTAGAAGACTTTGCGCGTGCGGGAGCGGATATCATCAGCATCCATGTGGAAGCAACACCCCATATTCATGGTGCCCTCCAAAAAATTCGTTCACTCGGTGTCAAGCCATCAGTTGTCATCAATCCTGGTACGCCTGTTGAAGCTATCAAGCACGTCCTTCATCTAGTTGACCAAGTTTTAGTCATGACAGTTAACCCAGGCTTTGGTGGGCAAGCCTTTCTACCAGAGACCATGGATAAGGTCCGTGAGTTGGTTGCTCTTCGTGATGAAAAAGGCTTGAACTTTGAAATCGAAGTGGATGGCGGGATTGATGACCAAACTATTGCTCTAGCCAAAGAAGCTGGTGCGACCGTTTTTGTAGCAGGTTCCTATGTCTTTAAGGGAGATGTCAATGAGCGAGTACAAACTCTCAGAAAATAA
- a CDS encoding helix-turn-helix domain-containing protein, which yields MLIGQKIKEIRIEKGISRPDFCGDEQELTVRQLSRIESGASQPSLPKLDYIARRLGVPAYSLMPDFSALPSAYLELKYQILREPIYGKEEEYDKKEACLEEIEDLFYEQLPNEEKIWFEATRATIDVIRSGRPEYGETVLDDYFKIIYDKELFLINELEVINLYFAIVLTKIKQGQNQIEEINRIHSFLVRLTNHVELIAPEYLFALSNTLFSGLACLDNLSSYDSLEAYIFSLNHIMEKTQDFQKKPIILMLEWKLSLIINNDYVSAEQFYQKSKLFADIIENSYLVTMLEKQWQEDLKKYL from the coding sequence ATGTTAATTGGTCAAAAAATTAAAGAGATTCGGATAGAAAAAGGAATTAGTCGTCCAGATTTTTGTGGAGATGAGCAAGAACTGACAGTTCGTCAACTGTCGCGAATTGAAAGTGGAGCTTCGCAACCGAGTTTGCCCAAGTTAGACTATATTGCTCGCCGGTTAGGAGTTCCAGCTTATAGCCTTATGCCGGATTTTTCAGCTCTTCCTTCTGCTTATTTAGAATTGAAATACCAGATTTTACGTGAACCAATCTATGGTAAAGAAGAGGAGTATGATAAGAAGGAAGCGTGTTTGGAAGAGATAGAGGATTTATTTTATGAGCAACTTCCTAATGAGGAAAAAATATGGTTTGAAGCTACTAGAGCAACGATAGATGTTATTCGAAGCGGACGACCAGAATATGGGGAAACCGTACTGGACGATTATTTTAAAATAATTTATGATAAGGAATTGTTTTTGATAAATGAATTAGAAGTTATCAACTTATATTTTGCTATAGTGCTTACAAAGATAAAACAAGGTCAAAATCAGATTGAAGAAATTAACAGAATTCATTCGTTTTTAGTTCGTTTGACAAATCATGTAGAATTAATTGCACCAGAATATCTGTTTGCTTTAAGTAACACTTTGTTTTCGGGTCTAGCCTGTTTGGATAATTTGTCGTCTTATGATTCACTCGAAGCTTATATCTTTAGCCTTAATCATATAATGGAAAAAACACAAGATTTTCAGAAGAAACCAATTATATTAATGTTGGAGTGGAAATTATCTCTAATAATAAACAATGATTATGTTTCTGCCGAACAGTTCTATCAGAAATCGAAGCTATTTGCTGATATAATAGAAAATTCTTATTTAGTTACTATGTTGGAGAAACAATGGCAAGAAGATTTAAAAAAATATTTATAA
- the rsgA gene encoding ribosome small subunit-dependent GTPase A, with amino-acid sequence MQGQIIKALAGFYYVESEGKVYQTRARGNFRKKGHTPYVGDWVDFSAEENSEGYILKIHERKNSLVRPPIVNIDQAVVIMSVKEPDFNSNLLDRFLVLLEHKDIHPIVYISKMDLLEDRGQLDFHEQTYSDIGYDFVTSKEELLPLLTGKVTVFMGQTGVGKSTLLNKIAPDLNLETGEISDSLGRGRHTTRAVSFYNLNGGKIADTPGFSSLDYEVSTAEDLNQAFPEIASVSRDCKFRTCTHTHEPSCAVKPAVEEGTIASFRFDNYLQFLSEIENRRETYKKVSKKIPK; translated from the coding sequence ATGCAGGGACAAATCATTAAAGCCTTGGCAGGCTTCTACTATGTAGAGAGTGAGGGAAAGGTTTATCAAACACGGGCGCGTGGAAATTTCCGTAAAAAAGGTCATACCCCTTACGTTGGGGACTGGGTAGATTTCTCTGCCGAGGAAAATTCAGAAGGTTATATTCTCAAGATTCATGAACGCAAAAACAGCCTAGTCCGTCCTCCCATTGTCAATATTGACCAAGCTGTAGTAATCATGTCCGTTAAAGAGCCTGATTTTAACAGCAATTTGCTGGATCGTTTCTTGGTTCTTTTGGAGCACAAGGACATCCATCCCATCGTCTATATTTCTAAAATGGATTTGTTGGAAGATAGAGGGCAACTGGATTTTCATGAACAGACTTATAGTGACATCGGCTATGACTTTGTGACCAGTAAAGAGGAACTCTTGCCTTTGTTAACAGGCAAAGTGACGGTTTTTATGGGGCAGACGGGCGTTGGAAAATCAACTCTTCTCAATAAAATCGCACCGGACCTTAATCTTGAAACGGGAGAAATCTCAGACAGTCTGGGTCGCGGGCGCCATACCACTCGAGCTGTTAGTTTTTACAACCTCAATGGGGGTAAAATCGCAGACACACCAGGTTTTTCATCCTTGGACTATGAAGTATCAACAGCAGAAGACCTTAATCAGGCCTTTCCAGAGATTGCTAGTGTCAGTCGAGACTGCAAATTCCGCACTTGTACCCATACCCATGAGCCGTCTTGTGCTGTCAAGCCAGCAGTGGAAGAGGGCACCATTGCGTCCTTCCGTTTTGACAATTACCTGCAATTCCTCAGTGAGATTGAAAATCGCAGAGAAACCTACAAAAAAGTCAGCAAAAAAATTCCAAAATAA
- a CDS encoding lactococcin 972 family bacteriocin, with the protein MKQTVKKLALVASIAATLGGSVAVVSAAVKYPDGGVWTYGSGDGGAYSNYYHSSEYHSSTVVSRKTGSSDKGYAGAGGTSRAWIRTSWGEKVAFYYNV; encoded by the coding sequence ATGAAACAAACAGTTAAAAAATTAGCCCTTGTAGCGAGCATTGCAGCAACATTAGGTGGAAGTGTAGCAGTAGTATCGGCCGCGGTTAAGTATCCAGATGGTGGTGTCTGGACGTATGGTTCAGGTGACGGAGGTGCTTACTCAAACTACTATCACTCTTCAGAATATCATAGCTCAACAGTTGTTAGTAGAAAAACTGGTTCATCTGATAAGGGATATGCTGGTGCTGGAGGGACTTCTCGTGCATGGATTCGTACTTCTTGGGGAGAGAAAGTTGCATTCTACTATAATGTTTAG
- the rnmV gene encoding ribonuclease M5, with amino-acid sequence MKEKISQVIVVEGRDDTANLKRYFDVETYETRGSAINEQDIARIQRLHELHGVIVFTDPDFNGERIRRMIMTAIPTVQHAFLKRDEAVPKSKTKGRSLGIEHASYKDLKTALAQVTEQFEHESQFDISRSDLIRLGFLAGADSRKRREYLGEALRIGYSNGKQLLKRLELFGVTLAEVEEAMKSYE; translated from the coding sequence ATGAAAGAAAAAATTTCTCAAGTCATCGTGGTTGAAGGGCGCGATGATACGGCCAATCTCAAACGTTACTTCGATGTAGAGACCTATGAGACACGAGGTTCTGCCATCAATGAGCAAGATATTGCACGTATTCAGCGTCTACATGAGCTTCATGGAGTCATTGTCTTTACAGACCCAGATTTTAATGGGGAGCGGATTCGCCGCATGATTATGACGGCCATCCCAACAGTTCAGCATGCCTTCCTCAAACGAGATGAAGCTGTTCCCAAGTCCAAGACCAAGGGGCGGTCTCTGGGAATTGAGCATGCCAGCTATAAAGATCTGAAAACGGCTCTAGCTCAGGTGACAGAACAATTTGAACATGAGAGTCAGTTTGATATCAGTCGTAGCGACTTGATTCGCCTTGGTTTTCTAGCAGGGGCAGATAGCCGTAAGCGACGAGAATATCTAGGAGAGGCTCTCCGAATTGGCTATTCCAACGGCAAGCAACTCCTCAAACGCCTAGAGTTGTTTGGGGTTACCTTGGCAGAAGTGGAAGAAGCTATGAAATCTTATGAGTAG
- the rmuC gene encoding DNA recombination protein RmuC: protein MESLLVLLLLANLAGLFLIWQRQDKQEKHLSKSLEDQADHLSDQLDYRFEQARQASQLDQKDLEVAVSDRLQEVRIELHQGLTQVRQEMTDNLLQTRDKTDQRLQALQESNEQRLEQMRQTVEEKLEKTLQTRLQASFETVSKQLESVNRGLGEMQTVARDVGALNKVLSGTKTRGILGELQLGQIIEDIMTPAQYEREYATVENSSERVEYAIKLPGQGDQEYVYLPIDSKFPLADYYRLEEAYEAGDRDEIERCRKSLLASVKRFAKDIKIKYIAPPRTTNFGILFVPTEGLYSEIVRNPVFFDDLRREEQIIVAGPSTLSALLNSLSVGFKTLNIQKSADHISKTLASVKTEFGKFGGILVKAQKHLQHASGNIDELLNRRTTAIERTLRHIELSEGEPALDLLHFQENEEEYED from the coding sequence ATGGAAAGTTTACTTGTTCTATTATTGCTTGCCAACCTAGCTGGACTCTTTCTGATTTGGCAGAGACAGGATAAGCAGGAAAAACATCTCAGCAAGAGCTTGGAGGATCAGGCAGATCATTTGTCAGACCAGTTAGATTATCGCTTTGAGCAAGCCAGACAAGCCAGTCAGTTAGATCAAAAAGATTTGGAAGTGGCTGTCAGCGACCGTTTGCAAGAAGTGCGGATTGAATTGCACCAGGGCCTGACTCAGGTTCGTCAAGAAATGACAGATAATCTCCTCCAAACTAGAGACAAAACTGACCAACGCCTCCAAGCCTTGCAGGAATCAAATGAGCAACGCCTGGAACAAATGCGCCAAACGGTCGAAGAAAAACTAGAAAAGACCTTGCAGACACGCTTGCAGGCCTCCTTTGAGACAGTTTCCAAGCAATTGGAGTCTGTCAATCGTGGCCTTGGAGAAATGCAGACAGTTGCCCGTGATGTCGGAGCTCTTAACAAGGTTCTCTCTGGAACCAAGACGCGAGGGATTCTTGGAGAATTGCAACTGGGGCAAATCATCGAAGACATCATGACCCCTGCCCAGTATGAACGAGAATACGCAACGGTTGAAAACTCTAGTGAACGAGTGGAGTATGCCATCAAGTTGCCTGGACAGGGTGACCAGGAATATGTCTACCTACCAATTGACTCCAAGTTTCCACTAGCAGATTATTACCGCCTAGAAGAAGCCTATGAAGCAGGTGATAGGGACGAGATTGAACGCTGTCGTAAATCGCTTTTAGCCAGCGTCAAGCGCTTTGCTAAGGATATCAAGATCAAGTACATAGCACCGCCTCGGACGACCAATTTTGGAATCTTGTTTGTTCCGACAGAAGGTCTCTACTCAGAAATCGTCCGCAATCCGGTCTTCTTTGATGATTTGAGGCGGGAGGAGCAGATTATTGTCGCAGGGCCAAGTACCCTATCAGCCCTCCTCAATTCCCTATCAGTTGGCTTCAAGACTCTCAATATCCAAAAGAGTGCCGACCATATCAGCAAGACTCTTGCCAGTGTCAAGACCGAGTTTGGCAAGTTCGGTGGCATTCTGGTTAAGGCACAAAAACACCTCCAACATGCCTCTGGCAATATTGATGAATTATTAAACCGTCGCACTACAGCTATCGAGCGGACGCTCCGTCACATTGAGTTGTCAGAAGGTGAGCCTGCGCTTGATCTACTCCATTTCCAAGAAAATGAGGAAGAATATGAAGATTAG
- a CDS encoding ABC transporter ATP-binding protein, translated as MIDIQGLEKKFNDRAIFSGLNLKLEKGKVYALIGKSGSGKTTLLNILGKLEKIDGGRVLYQGKDLKTIPTREYFRDQMGYLFQNFGLLENQSIKENLDLGFVGQKISKVERLERQVEALEKVNLGYLDLEQKIYTLSGGEAQRVALAKTILKNPPLILADEPTAALDPENSEEVMNLLVGLKDENRIIIIATHNPLVWNKADEIIDMRELAHV; from the coding sequence ATGATTGATATTCAAGGATTGGAAAAGAAGTTTAATGACCGCGCGATTTTCTCTGGTTTAAACCTCAAGCTGGAGAAGGGCAAGGTTTATGCCTTAATCGGTAAGAGTGGAAGCGGAAAGACGACTCTGCTGAATATCTTAGGTAAACTAGAAAAGATAGATGGAGGAAGGGTTCTCTATCAGGGGAAAGATTTAAAAACCATTCCCACTCGTGAGTATTTTCGAGACCAGATGGGCTATCTCTTTCAAAATTTTGGCCTCTTAGAAAACCAATCAATCAAAGAGAATTTGGATTTGGGCTTTGTTGGTCAGAAAATCTCAAAAGTAGAACGTTTGGAAAGGCAAGTGGAGGCTTTAGAAAAAGTTAATCTAGGGTATTTGGATCTAGAACAAAAAATTTATACCTTATCTGGGGGAGAGGCTCAACGAGTTGCCCTTGCGAAGACTATTTTGAAAAATCCACCCTTGATTTTGGCAGATGAACCAACAGCAGCTCTTGATCCTGAAAATTCAGAGGAGGTTATGAATCTCTTGGTGGGCTTGAAAGATGAAAATCGAATTATCATCATTGCGACCCATAATCCCCTAGTCTGGAATAAGGCCGATGAAATCATTGATATGAGGGAGCTTGCTCATGTGTGA
- a CDS encoding 3'-5' exoribonuclease YhaM family protein, whose product MKISHMKKDELFEGFYLIKSADLRQTRAGKNYLAFTFQDDSGEIEGKLWDAQPHNVEVFTAGKVVHMKGRREVYNNTPQVNQITLRLPQPGEPNDPADFKVKSPVDVKEIRDYMSQMIFKIENPVWQRIVRNLYTKYDKEFYSYPAAKTNHHAFETGLAFHTATMVRLADAISEVYPQLNKSLLYAGIMLHDLAKVIELTGPDQTEYTVRGNLLGHIALIDSEITKTVMELGIDDTKEEVVLLRHVILSHHGLLEYGSPVRPRIMEAEIIHMIDNLDASMMMMSTALALVDKGEMTNKIFAMDNRSFYKPDLD is encoded by the coding sequence ATGAAGATTAGTCACATGAAAAAAGATGAGCTGTTTGAAGGCTTTTACCTAATCAAGTCAGCTGACCTGAGGCAAACTCGAGCTGGGAAAAACTACCTAGCCTTTACCTTCCAAGATGATAGTGGCGAGATTGAAGGGAAACTCTGGGATGCCCAACCTCATAACGTTGAGGTCTTTACCGCAGGTAAGGTTGTCCACATGAAAGGACGCCGAGAAGTTTATAACAACACCCCTCAGGTCAACCAAATTACTCTTCGCCTGCCTCAGCCTGGTGAACCCAATGATCCAGCTGATTTCAAGGTCAAGTCGCCAGTTGATGTCAAGGAAATCCGTGACTACATGTCGCAAATGATTTTCAAAATTGAAAATCCTGTCTGGCAACGAATTGTCCGAAATCTCTACACCAAGTATGATAAGGAATTCTACTCTTATCCAGCTGCCAAGACCAACCACCATGCCTTTGAAACGGGTTTGGCTTTCCACACTGCAACCATGGTGCGTTTGGCAGATGCTATTAGCGAAGTCTATCCTCAGCTCAATAAGAGCCTGCTTTATGCAGGGATTATGTTGCATGACTTGGCTAAGGTCATCGAGTTGACGGGACCAGACCAGACCGAGTACACAGTGCGAGGTAATCTCCTTGGGCATATCGCTCTGATTGATAGTGAAATTACCAAGACAGTGATGGAACTCGGTATCGATGATACCAAGGAAGAAGTCGTTCTACTTCGTCACGTCATACTCAGTCACCACGGCTTACTTGAGTATGGAAGTCCAGTCCGTCCACGCATTATGGAAGCAGAGATTATCCATATGATTGACAATCTGGATGCAAGCATGATGATGATGTCAACAGCTCTTGCTTTGGTGGATAAGGGAGAGATGACCAATAAAATCTTCGCTATGGACAATCGTTCCTTCTATAAACCAGATTTAGATTAA
- the rsmA gene encoding 16S rRNA (adenine(1518)-N(6)/adenine(1519)-N(6))-dimethyltransferase RsmA, protein MRIADYSVTKAVLERHGFTFKKSFGQNFLTDTNILQKIVDTAEIDDQVNVIEIGPGIGALTEFLAERAAQVMAFEIDHRLVPILADTLRDFDNVTVVNEDILKIDLAQHIQNFKNPDLPIKVVANLPYYITTPILMHLIESGISFSEFVVMMQKEVADRISAQPNTKAYGSLSIAVQYYMTAKVAFIVPRTVFVPAPNVDSAILKMVRRPEPAVAVEDENFFFKVSKASFTHRRKTLWNNLTGYFGKTEEVKDKLTKALDQAGLSPSVRGEALSLEEFASLADALKGQGL, encoded by the coding sequence ATGAGAATTGCAGATTATAGCGTGACCAAGGCAGTGCTGGAGCGTCACGGTTTTACCTTTAAAAAGTCCTTCGGGCAAAATTTCTTGACGGATACCAATATTCTTCAAAAAATCGTGGATACGGCTGAGATTGATGACCAGGTCAATGTTATCGAAATTGGGCCAGGGATTGGTGCCTTGACGGAGTTTCTGGCTGAGCGTGCAGCTCAAGTTATGGCCTTTGAGATCGACCACCGTTTGGTACCGATTTTGGCAGATACCTTGCGTGATTTTGACAATGTGACCGTAGTCAACGAGGACATTCTCAAGATCGATTTGGCGCAACATATCCAGAATTTTAAAAATCCTGACCTGCCAATCAAGGTAGTGGCTAATTTGCCTTACTACATTACGACGCCTATTCTCATGCACTTGATTGAGAGTGGCATTTCTTTTAGTGAGTTTGTGGTCATGATGCAAAAGGAAGTAGCAGACCGCATTTCAGCCCAGCCGAATACCAAGGCCTACGGTAGCTTGTCGATTGCGGTGCAGTATTACATGACAGCCAAGGTTGCCTTTATCGTGCCTCGTACGGTATTTGTGCCAGCGCCAAATGTGGACTCAGCTATCTTGAAAATGGTGCGCCGTCCAGAACCAGCTGTAGCAGTTGAAGACGAGAACTTCTTCTTTAAGGTTTCCAAGGCAAGTTTTACTCATCGCCGCAAGACCTTGTGGAATAACTTGACAGGTTACTTTGGCAAGACTGAAGAAGTCAAGGACAAGCTGACCAAGGCTTTGGACCAAGCAGGCTTGTCACCAAGTGTGCGTGGGGAAGCTCTTAGCTTGGAAGAATTTGCCAGCCTAGCAGACGCGCTTAAAGGGCAAGGACTCTAA